TCGTCGCCGCTGAAGGCCTGGGGGAATTCCCCGCGGAGAAACTGCTCGAGCTCCGTCACGCTCATTTTCGCCAGCGCCATGCCACCCCTCACCCTCGATTCACGTTGCCTGTTACATTAAGTTATCTGCGTCATCCAACTGCAATATCCCAAGCGGAATCTTCAATGTCCGTCCAGCGCGCCCGCACCCCCTCCCCGGAACCGCCGATCCTGCTGCGGGAGATCTTCGGCACCGTCGCCGTGCTCACGCTGAACCGACCGGCCGCACGCAACAGCCTGTCGGAGGCGATGATTGGCCAGCTGCATGCGAGCTTCAACGCGATTGCCGAGGACAAGCGCATCCGCGCCGCTGTCATCGCCGCCAACGGGCCGGCCTTTTCCGCCGGCCACGACCTGAAGGAATTGACTGCGCGCCGCAGCGATCCCGATCGCGGCCGCGCCTATTTCGCAGAGATCATGAATGCCTGCAGCGCGATGATGCAGGCGATCGTGCGTCTGCCCAAGCCCGTGGTCGCTGCCGTCCAGGGGATTGCGACCGCCGCCGGCTGCCAGCTCGTCGCAAGCTGCGATCTTGCGATCGCATCGGAAGCTGCGAGCTTCGCCACGCCCGGCGTCGACATCGGCCTGTTCTGCTCGACGCCGATGGTCGCGCTGTCGCGCAACGTGCCGCGCAAGCAGGCGATGGAAATGCTGCTCACCGGCGAGCCGATCCCGGCTCAGCGTGCGCGAGAGATCGGCCTCGTCAACCGCGTTGTCGCAGCCGGCAGCGAACGCAATGCCGCGATTGCGCTCGCGGAACAGGTCGCGCTGAAATCCGCCTACACCGTCAAGCTCGGCAAGGAGGCCTTCTACCGCCAGGCCGAGATGAGCCTTGCGGATGCCTATCGCTATGCGGCCGAGGTGATGACCGAGAACATGATGGCGCGCGATGCCGAGGAAGGCATCAAGGCCTTCATCGAGAAGCGCACGCCGACATGGGAAGATAAGTGACGACGTCATTGCGAGCGAAGCGAAGCAATCCAGGACTCCCACCACGGTGACAGGCTGGATTGCTTCGTCGCTTCGCTCCTCGCAATGACAAGGAAAAAAGAATGAATCACGACACCTATCCCGACAATTACATCCGCGGCATTCTCAACAGCGTGAAGTCGATCGCGATGGTCGGCGCCTCGCCGGTCAATGTGCGGCCAAGCTATTTTGCATTCAAATATCTGGCGCAGCGAGGCTATGACATGATCCCGGTCAATCCCGGCCATGTCGGCAAGGAGCTCATCGGAAAACCCTTTGTCGCCTCGCTCGCCGACATCGGCCGTCCCGTCGACATGATCGACATCTTCCGCAGCTCCAGCCACATCATGCCCGTGGTGGAGGAAGCCTTGAGGCTCGATCCGCTGCCGAAGGTGATCTGGATGCAGCTTGGCGCACGCGACGATGCAGCCGCGGAGAAGGCCGAGGCCGCCGGTATCAAGGTCGTGATGAACCGCTGTCCCAAGATCGAATATGGCCGGCTGTCCTCGGAGATTTCCTGGATGGGTGTCAATTCGCGCACGCTCAGCTCCAAGCGTCCGCCCGCGCCGACGCAAGGCATGCAATTGTCGCTCAATCGCATGAGCCTCGGTGGCGGTCACACGGCGGCGGCCGATCGCGCGGCCAAGAACAAGACCGAGCAGAACTGATGCATCTGCGAAAAATTCGCTTCGCGAACGCGACAAAGCGAAGCACGGTCGTTTCGAACAAGACCGGATGTGCGCGAGTGCCTTGACGACGACCACCGCCGCGATCAGCATGCCGCGCGTTTTCAGCTGACCCAAGAACAGGACGCCACGAATGAGCGATCGCCTTCCGGGATTTTCGACCCTTGCCGTGCATGCCGGTGCACAGCCCGATCCGACGACCGGTGCGCGCGCAACGCCTATTTATCAAACGACCTCTTTCGTCTTCAACGACGCCGACCACGCGGCCTCGCTATTCGGCCTCCAGTCGTTCGGCAACATCTATACCCGCATCGGCAATCCCACGAATGCAGTGCTCGAGGAGCGTGTCGCAGCGCTCGAAGGCGGTACTGCCGGGCTTGCGGTCGCCTCGGGCCATGCCGCGCAGGTCGTGGTGATGCAGCAATTGCTCCAGCCCGGCGACGAGTTCATCGCCGCGCGAAAGCTCTATGGCGGCTCGATCAACCAGTTCACCCACTCGTTCAAGGGCTTTGGCTGGAACGTGGTATGGGCCGATCCCGATGACATCGCGAGCTTCGAGCGCGCGGTGACGCCGCGCACCAAGGCGATCTTCGTCGAGTCCATCGCCAATCCCGGCGGCAGCATCACCGACATCGAGGCGATCTCCACGGTGGCCCGCAAGGCCGGCGTGCCGCTAATCGTCGACAACACGCTGGCGACGCCCTATCTGATCAAACCGATCGATCACGGTGCCGACATCGTCGTCCACTCGCTGACGAAATTTTTGGGCGGCCATGGCAACTCGATCGGCGGCGTCATCGTCGATGCCGGCACCTTCGACTGGTCGAAGGACGGCAAATATCCGATGCTCTCGGAGCCGCGCCCCGAATATCACGGCATCAAGCTGCACGAGACCTTCGGCAATTTCGCTTTCGCCATCGCCTGCCGCGTGCTCGGCCTGCGCGACCTTGGACCGGCGCTGTCGCCCTTCAATGCGTTCCTCATCCTCACCGGCATCGAGACGCTGCCGCTACGCATGCAGAAGCACTGCGACAATGCTAAGGCGATCGCCGAATTCCTGTCCGGCCATTCCGCCGTGGCGTCAGTGAGCTATGCAGGGCTTGCCGGCGACAAGTACAACCGGCTCGCACGCAAATACGCGCCGAAGGGCGCGGGTGCGGTGTTCACGTTCAGCCTGAAGGGCGGCTATGACGCCGGGGTCAGCCTGGTCTCGAAGCTGACGCTGTTCTCGCACCTCGCCAATGTCGGCGACACCCGCTCGCTGGTGATCCACCCCGCCTCGACCACGCACAGCCAGCTCGACGACGCCGCCAAGGTGAAGTCCGGCGCCGGCCCCGACGTGGTCCGCCTTTCGATCGGCATCGAGGACAAGGAGGACCTGATCGCAGATCTCGAACAGGCGCTGGGCGCTTGATTCGCCTGTGATTGCTAAAGCATGATCCGGAAAAGTGCGAAGCGGTTTTCCCTCGCCACAAACGCGGAGCGTTTGCGCGGAGATCATGCGCAAACAACGACCTAAAGCGCGATGGCGATCATCCTAATTCCATCGCGCTTACGGGGCAGGCCGGTGCACGTCCCGAGCCTCTCGTGTAGGCGTCAACGCAGGCGCGCGACAACGCATCGGTGGCGTCGATCGTGACACCATGCAGATCGTCGCCTGTGGCGTCCAGGGCGACCGGAATCTCCGTGCATGCGAGAATGACGCATCGACACCCCGCCGAGATCAGCATCGACACCTGATCCCTCAGGACCGCGCCGGCTTCGCCGATACGTCCCGCCTTCACCAGACAGATCGCCCGCATCACCTCGTCTTGCCGGTCAGGCGACCGGCATGCAAAGCCGTGCCGGGAGAGCCGATCCTGATAGATCCCCGCCTGGAGCGTGCCCGTGGTCGCGAGGATGCCGATGACCCCTTCCCGCACATTCCTGCTCTTCAGATCGTCAAGCACGGCATCAGCGATATGGAGGATCGGTACCGATGCGGCCTCTTGAAGCGCACCATGCCAATTGTGCGCCGTGTTGCAGGCGATCGCGATGTACGTCGCACCAGCCCTCTCAAGCCGTCGCAGTGCGTCGATCATCGCAGGCAACGGATCCGGCCCCACGCCGACGATGGCCGCGGTCCGGTCCGGAATATTCGAGGCCGAGCACACGAGCATCGGAATATGATGCTGGTCGCGGTCCGCCGATGTGTTCTGGACGATCTTCCGCACGAAGTCGACGGTGGCCAACGGCCCCATGCCACCCAGCACACCAAGCATGTCTCTCTCCTGTTTCCGATCCATCCTGACGGATCCGAAGAGAGGGCGCCAATGCTCGCTCAGAACGTCGTATTCCCGTTCTGCATAACGGTTTCGGCCATCGCTGAGGCGGCGCTCCATACCTGCTCAACGACGGCACGCCGCTTCGTACCGTTCCGGTACAGCCTGATCTGAAGCGGCACCCTCGGGCCGCTTGCAACAACGTCTCCCGCCGCAAGCTCCCGAGCGACGAGACAGTGGGGTACCCATGCCTTTCCATGGCCCGCCAGCACCATGAATTTCAACGCTTCGGCCATCGCGTTCTCGTTGACGTGGACGCTCGCTGCCGCCGGCATTTCGTCCTGGCCCTGCGCGACCGCGGCAATTCGGCCGAGAAATGAGGCCTTCGCATAACCGAGCAGCGGCAACGATCTGGCCTCGTCCTCGGATGACGCGGCACTCCTGATCTGCACAAGTTCATCGCTTCCGAGCACGAGATGCGGATAGAGATCGGTTTCGAGCAGAATCGGCGCGCTCGGATGATGGAATGTCAGGAGAAAATCATATCCGCCTTCGACAAGCGCCTGGAGGCAGTTGTGGAAATCGTCGGGCAGGAGGCGGCTGGCCAGCGGCCCCGTCTGCTTTTCGATCTGTTTGAACCATCCAGGAAAGAACGTGAGGGACAGCGTGTGCAGCGCCGCCACGGAGACGATCTGTGTGCTGGCGCGCGCATTCAGGAGATCTGCACGGCTCGATTTCAGCATGCGGACGGCTTCCTCCGCCGTTTCTCGAAACCGCTTGCCTTCGGCCGTCAAAGTCGTCGGATAGGTGCTACGATCGACCAATGAGACGCCGAGCCACAACTCGAGCGCCTGAATACGGCGGCTGAACGCGGATTGCGTCACGTTCCTCTCCTGGGCCGACCGCGAGAAGCTTCGCGTCTCGGCAAGGCTGATGAAGTCTTCGAGCCACTTCAGTTCCATGGATTCTCCGGACGGCGACAGGCCCGCGCCACGGGCCAACTCCGCCTTATGCATATCACGAATGAGTCGTTCCAACACGGCATTGGCGCGACCGCCGCGGGCTCGCCTAAGGGATTACAGCGAGCGAAGCCCCTTAGGAGAAAATGATGCACGTCTCTGCCGCGACATCCCGCCATCTGCTGACGAAGTTCATCGCCCTGGGCCTGATATTTGGCGTCGCGGTCGGCTATCTCTGCAACCGTCTTGCGACATCGCCCGAGCAGGCGAAGGTGATCGCAGGTTATTTCTCTGTCGTCACCGACATCTTCCTGCGCCTGATCAAGATGATCATCGCGCCCCTGGTGTTCGCCACGATCGTTGCGGGCATCACCAGTCTCGGGGAGCCGAGGGCGGTCGGCCGCATCGCCGCCAAGGCCTTGAGCTGGTTTTTGACGGCATCGCTGATTTCGCTCGGACTAGGGATGCTGTTCGCCAATCTCTTCGCGCCCGGCGCCGGCATGGGCCTCTCACTTCCGGCGGCGAATGCCGCAACGAACCTGCAGACCGGCGGCATCAACTTCAAGGACTTCATCACGCACGTGTTCCCGACCAGCGCCGCGCAGGCCATGGCGCAGAACGAAGTGCTTCAGATCCTTGTGTTCTCGCTGTTCTTCGGCCTGGCCATCTCGTCGCTCAAGCCAGCGAAGATCGCTTTGGTGACGTCGCTGATCGACGAGCTCGTAAAAATCATGCTCCGCATCACCGATTTCGTCATGCATTTCGCGCCAATCGGCGTCTTTGCTGCGATTGCCGCCGTGATCACCACGCAGGGGCTCGGTGTCCTCGTCACCTATGGCAAGTTCATCGGGTCGTTCTATCTCGGTCTGGCCGTACTGTGGTGCGTCCTGCTCGGCGCCGGATTGCTGGTGCTCGGACCATCGGTCTTCAACCTGCTGCGGCTGCTGCGCCAGCCGATGCTGCTGGCCTTCTCCACCGCCAGCAGCGAGGCGGCATTTCCCAAGACGTTCGAACAGATGACCAAATATGGGGTCAACGAGCGCATCACCGGCTTCGTGCTTCCGCTCGGCTATTCCTTCAATCTCGACGGCTCGATGATGTACCAGGCTTTCGCCGGCCTCTTCATCGCCCAGGCCTACGGCGTTGACATGGGCTTCGCGCAGCAGGCCGCGTTGCTGCTGGTCATGATGGTCACGAGCAAGGGAATCGCGGGCGTGCCGCGCGCGTCGCTGGTGGTCGTGGCAGCGACGCTGCCGATGTTCGATCTGCCGGCGGCCGGCATGCTGCTCATCATGGGCATCGACCAGTTCCTCGACATGGGGCGGACCATGACGAACGTGATCGGTAACGGCATCGCAACGGCCGCCATCGCCCGATGGGAAGCCGATTTGCAGACATCGGCAGAAGTCCCGGATGCGATGCCGCAACCGGCCGCGCAGTCCGCATGAGGCACGTCCGATCGAGCCGCGACCTGCCGGCGCACGCCGTCAGGTCGATCCCGGCGCCAGCCATTACGGTTGCGCGGCCCCTTCGGCCGGAAATCCCAGCTTTCCCGTTAACGCCCCCTTCGGCGTAGACTGACATACTGGATACTGGATCGCCTCAATTGATTCGGAGCCGGTCATGCTGCGCTGGATAATGTACCTTCTTGCGGCGGTGCTGATGGTCACGAATGCGCTCGCTGCCGATCAGGTCGCCGTGCGCAAGAAGCGCCAGGTCGAGCAATTGCCGCCGGGCCTGCCCCGGCCGCATTACAAGTACCGCACCACGATCGCGCCTCCCGAGCCGCCGAAGGTCTATGTCGAGACCGATCCGGATGCGCTCATTTCGCCGGCCTATGGTGTCGGCAGCTACATCCGCAATCTGCCCGGCACGCCGCTCTTGCCGGGCTCCTACACGCTGCCGGGTTATTACGGGCGCCCCTGGGACTACGACTATCAGGGGCCGTATTACGGCGGTCCCCAGGTCGGCTATTGGTGGCGCCTGCCCTACGCCTGCGGCGTCTACGGCTATTGCTGATCAGCCGGTCTGGCTCACTGAGATGACGCGCGCATAGGTCTCATCAGGCTTGCGCGCCGCGAGCCGCTCGGCCTGCATCACCGCCAGCGTCAGCACGAGGATCGCGACCGCCTGATGTGCTAGCGCAAGGCCGATCGGCATCTGGTTCAGCAGTGTCAGGATGCCGAGCAAGGCTTGCAAGCTCACCGCCGCAAATAGCCATACGGCGCCGCTTGCAGCAGTACCTGCACGTGAGCGCACGGCGTCGAACGCGTGCAGCGCCGCCAGCACGAACAGCGTGTAGGCCATCATGCGGTGCTCGAACTGCACGGTCAGCACATTGTCGAACAGGTTGCGCCACCATGGCGTCTCGAACCACAGCCGCTCCGCCGACGGGATGAATGCGCCATCGATCTCGGGCCAGGTGTTGTAGGCGCGCCCGGCCCGCAAGCCCGCCACCAGCGCACCGAGATAAAGCTGCACGAAGGTCGCGACGACGAGCACCGCGCTCGTGAACCGCAGCCGCATCGAGGCAACGAACTCCCGCCGCGCGCCGAGCCGCCGCAAGGTCCAGACGATGCCGGCGAAGATCAGCAGCGCCAGAACCAGATGCGTCGCCAGCCGATACTGCGACACTTCGACTCGTTCAGAGAGGCCGGAGGCCACCATCCACCAGCCAACCGCGCCTTGCAATGTGCCGAGGCCGAACAGCAGCCACAGCCGCCGTTTCAATTCGCTCGAAAGACCCCCGCGCCACAGGAAGAACAGGAATGGCAACAGATAGGCGACACCGATGAAGCGGCCGAGCAGCCGGTGGCTCCATTCCCACCAGAAGATGGTCTTGAAGTCCGACAGGCTCATGCCGGCATTGAGTTCGCGATATTGCGGGATCTTCTTG
This genomic interval from Bradyrhizobium sp. CB82 contains the following:
- a CDS encoding enoyl-CoA hydratase; the encoded protein is MSVQRARTPSPEPPILLREIFGTVAVLTLNRPAARNSLSEAMIGQLHASFNAIAEDKRIRAAVIAANGPAFSAGHDLKELTARRSDPDRGRAYFAEIMNACSAMMQAIVRLPKPVVAAVQGIATAAGCQLVASCDLAIASEAASFATPGVDIGLFCSTPMVALSRNVPRKQAMEMLLTGEPIPAQRAREIGLVNRVVAAGSERNAAIALAEQVALKSAYTVKLGKEAFYRQAEMSLADAYRYAAEVMTENMMARDAEEGIKAFIEKRTPTWEDK
- a CDS encoding CoA-binding protein, whose translation is MNHDTYPDNYIRGILNSVKSIAMVGASPVNVRPSYFAFKYLAQRGYDMIPVNPGHVGKELIGKPFVASLADIGRPVDMIDIFRSSSHIMPVVEEALRLDPLPKVIWMQLGARDDAAAEKAEAAGIKVVMNRCPKIEYGRLSSEISWMGVNSRTLSSKRPPAPTQGMQLSLNRMSLGGGHTAAADRAAKNKTEQN
- a CDS encoding O-acetylhomoserine aminocarboxypropyltransferase — translated: MSDRLPGFSTLAVHAGAQPDPTTGARATPIYQTTSFVFNDADHAASLFGLQSFGNIYTRIGNPTNAVLEERVAALEGGTAGLAVASGHAAQVVVMQQLLQPGDEFIAARKLYGGSINQFTHSFKGFGWNVVWADPDDIASFERAVTPRTKAIFVESIANPGGSITDIEAISTVARKAGVPLIVDNTLATPYLIKPIDHGADIVVHSLTKFLGGHGNSIGGVIVDAGTFDWSKDGKYPMLSEPRPEYHGIKLHETFGNFAFAIACRVLGLRDLGPALSPFNAFLILTGIETLPLRMQKHCDNAKAIAEFLSGHSAVASVSYAGLAGDKYNRLARKYAPKGAGAVFTFSLKGGYDAGVSLVSKLTLFSHLANVGDTRSLVIHPASTTHSQLDDAAKVKSGAGPDVVRLSIGIEDKEDLIADLEQALGA
- a CDS encoding amino acid racemase, with the protein product MERRLSDGRNRYAEREYDVLSEHWRPLFGSVRMDRKQERDMLGVLGGMGPLATVDFVRKIVQNTSADRDQHHIPMLVCSASNIPDRTAAIVGVGPDPLPAMIDALRRLERAGATYIAIACNTAHNWHGALQEAASVPILHIADAVLDDLKSRNVREGVIGILATTGTLQAGIYQDRLSRHGFACRSPDRQDEVMRAICLVKAGRIGEAGAVLRDQVSMLISAGCRCVILACTEIPVALDATGDDLHGVTIDATDALSRACVDAYTRGSGRAPACPVSAMELG
- a CDS encoding LysR family transcriptional regulator; translation: MELKWLEDFISLAETRSFSRSAQERNVTQSAFSRRIQALELWLGVSLVDRSTYPTTLTAEGKRFRETAEEAVRMLKSSRADLLNARASTQIVSVAALHTLSLTFFPGWFKQIEKQTGPLASRLLPDDFHNCLQALVEGGYDFLLTFHHPSAPILLETDLYPHLVLGSDELVQIRSAASSEDEARSLPLLGYAKASFLGRIAAVAQGQDEMPAAASVHVNENAMAEALKFMVLAGHGKAWVPHCLVARELAAGDVVASGPRVPLQIRLYRNGTKRRAVVEQVWSAASAMAETVMQNGNTTF
- a CDS encoding dicarboxylate/amino acid:cation symporter, giving the protein MHVSAATSRHLLTKFIALGLIFGVAVGYLCNRLATSPEQAKVIAGYFSVVTDIFLRLIKMIIAPLVFATIVAGITSLGEPRAVGRIAAKALSWFLTASLISLGLGMLFANLFAPGAGMGLSLPAANAATNLQTGGINFKDFITHVFPTSAAQAMAQNEVLQILVFSLFFGLAISSLKPAKIALVTSLIDELVKIMLRITDFVMHFAPIGVFAAIAAVITTQGLGVLVTYGKFIGSFYLGLAVLWCVLLGAGLLVLGPSVFNLLRLLRQPMLLAFSTASSEAAFPKTFEQMTKYGVNERITGFVLPLGYSFNLDGSMMYQAFAGLFIAQAYGVDMGFAQQAALLLVMMVTSKGIAGVPRASLVVVAATLPMFDLPAAGMLLIMGIDQFLDMGRTMTNVIGNGIATAAIARWEADLQTSAEVPDAMPQPAAQSA
- a CDS encoding COX15/CtaA family protein; this encodes MTTISAPSDPHRAVHWWLVSVAALIALMVLVGGATRLTESGLSIVEWKPVTGALPPLTETQWTAAFEDYKKIPQYRELNAGMSLSDFKTIFWWEWSHRLLGRFIGVAYLLPFLFFLWRGGLSSELKRRLWLLFGLGTLQGAVGWWMVASGLSERVEVSQYRLATHLVLALLIFAGIVWTLRRLGARREFVASMRLRFTSAVLVVATFVQLYLGALVAGLRAGRAYNTWPEIDGAFIPSAERLWFETPWWRNLFDNVLTVQFEHRMMAYTLFVLAALHAFDAVRSRAGTAASGAVWLFAAVSLQALLGILTLLNQMPIGLALAHQAVAILVLTLAVMQAERLAARKPDETYARVISVSQTG